One window of the Salvia splendens isolate huo1 chromosome 1, SspV2, whole genome shotgun sequence genome contains the following:
- the LOC121756389 gene encoding uridine kinase-like protein 1, chloroplastic isoform X2, protein MSLSYSQPSRLEVLIRDRDISKHDFVFYSDRLIHLVAEHGLGHLPFTEKQITTPTGSIYTGVDFCKKLCGVSIIRSGESMENALRACCKGIKIGKILIHRDGDDGKQLIYEKLPNDIRECHVLLLDPSLLQLSFLPGNSANQAIELLIQKGVPESHIIFLNLISAPEGIHCVCKRFPSLKIVTSEINVALNKEFRVIPGMGEFGDRYFGTDD, encoded by the exons ATGTCACTGTCATACAGTCAACCTTCCAG ATTAGAGGTCCTGATTCGAGACCGAGACATTTCAAAACATGATTTTGTATTTTACTCTGACAGGCTTATACATCTG GTTGCGGAACATGGTCTTGGTCATTTACCTTTCACCGAGAAACAAATTACCACCCCGACTG GGTCGATATACACTGGTGTTGACTTTTGCAAGAAACTTTGTGGGGTTTCCATTATTCGGAG TGGGGAAAGCATGGAAAACGCATTACGTGCTTGTTGCAAAGGGATTAAAATTGGGAAAATCTTGATCCACCGCGACGGTGACGATGGGAAGCAG CTCATATATGAAAAGCTTCCTAATGATATCCGTGAGTGCCATGTCCTCCTCCTCGACCCTTCCTTGCTACAG TTATCTTTTCTGCCAGGTAACTCTGCTAATCAGGCGATCGAGTTACTCATACAGAAAGGAGTGCCAGAATCTCACATCATATTCCTAAACCTCATATCA GCACCCGAGGGCATACATTGCGTCTGCAAACGCTTCCCATCCTTGAAGATTGTGACATCAGAGATTAACGTAGCCCTGAACAAAGAATTCCGTGTCATACCGGGTATGGGAGAATTTGGCGACCGTTACTTTGGCACAGATGATTGA
- the LOC121792738 gene encoding probable leucine-rich repeat receptor-like protein kinase At1g35710 produces MTNYPTKYLLFLLIFHSIFFGFGIRQSRACHPTDSEALLDFKRRITSDPSVLLGSWIPSKDCCTSWDGIKCDPSTGRVINLDRPGLYSDSSGDRIDTSMSGTLSPFLGNLSSLQLLNLASLQNLTGPIPSEIGKLTNLRKMYLGSNSLEGSIPSSIEGMSRLQILTLNQNHLMGPIPHNLFKKLTSLTYVDFSRNNLTGSVPESIGNLSNLGFLFLQNNRLSGSIPPSIGNMKSLQLIYLSNNDLSGPIPNSIGNLRLAHTLNLENNTLSGNIPTSIRNMTSLVNILLANNNFTGKIPLTLSRLEQLSHLDLSRNRLSGPIPPQLAKLRNLGNLFLSRNGLSGQIPPQLAKLRSLGYLVLSRNRLSGPIPPQLANLSSLGFLDLSGNSLTGKIPEGILNLEYLVQFNVSWNQLSGKIPLHRFDFPASGFAGNPGLCGAPLAPCNNY; encoded by the coding sequence ATGACGAATTATCCAACCAAATATCTTCTTTTCCTCCTCATCTTCCACTCCATTTTCTTCGGGTTCGGGATTCGACAATCCCGAGCTTGCCACCCTACGGATAGTGAGGCGCTCCTCGATTTCAAGAGAAGAATCACTTCCGATCCCTCGGTATTGCTTGGCTCTTGGATTCCTAGCAAAGATTGTTGCACATCATGGGACGGAATCAAGTGCGACCCTTCAACAGGCCGAGTCATCAATTTGGATCGTCCCGGGCTTTATTCCGACAGCAGTGGTGATCGTATAGACACCTCAATGTCTGGAACACTATCCCCATTTCTTGGGAATCTCTCTTCCCTTCAACTTCTCAATCTGGCCTCACTGCAGAACTTAACGGGCCCCATCCCGTCTGAAATAGGCAAGCTTACTAACTTGCGCAAAATGTACCTCGGATCAAACAGTCTCGAAGGATCAATCCCGAGCTCCATTGAGGGCATGAGTCGACTACAAATCCTTACTCTTAACCAAAACCATCTCATGGGCCCCATCCCCCATAATCTTTTCAAGAAACTGACATCGCTTACATATGTCGATTTTAGCCGCAACAATTTGACCGGAAGCGTGCCTGAGTCCATAGGAAACCTATCCAATCTCGGGTTCTTGTTTCTCCAAAACAATCGCCTCAGCGGAAGTATCCCACCATCCATCGGAAACATGAAATCCCTCCAATTAATCTATCTATCCAACAACGACCTTTCCGGCCCGATCCCGAACTCTATCGGCAACCTACGACTAGCTCACACCCTGAATCTCGAAAACAACACTCTTAGCGGCAACATCCCCACGAGCATCCGCAACATGACGAGTCTTGTCAACATATTACTCGCCAACAACAACTTCACCGGCAAAATCCCACTAACCCTATCAAGACTCGAGCAGCTATCACACCTAGACCTATCTAGGAACAGGCTTTCCGGCCCGATCCCACCCCAACTCGCCAAATTGCGCAACCTCGGAAATCTATTCCTATCCAGAAACGGGCTTTCCGGCCAGATCCCACCCCAACTGGCCAAATTGCGCAGCCTCGGATATCTAGTCCTGTCTAGAAACAGGCTTTCCGGCCCGATCCCACCACAACTCGCCAACTTGAGCAGCCTCGGATTTCTAGACCTTTCTGGAAACTCCCTCACAGGGAAGATTCCGGAGGGAATCTTGAATCTTGAATATCTCGTCCAGTTTAATGTTTCGTGGAATCAGTTGAGTGGGAAGATTCCGCTTCATAGATTCGATTTTCCGGCTTCGGGGTTTGCTGGGAATCCTGGTTTATGTGGAGCGCCACTTGCTCCGTGTAACAACTACTAG
- the LOC121802521 gene encoding ribulose-phosphate 3-epimerase, cytoplasmic isoform-like — MKKINEMVQPKIAPSMLSSDFANLASEAERMIRCGADWLHMDIMDGHFVPNLTIGAPVIESLRKHTQAYLDCHLMVTNPIDYVEPFGKAGASGFTFHVEVSKDNWQELVQKIKSKGMKPGVSLKPGTPVEEVFPLLEGENPVEMVLIMTVEPGFGGQKFMPEMMDKVRVLRKKYPSLDIEVDGGLGPSTIDLAASAGANCIVAGSSVFGAPDPAHVISLLYKSVENAQKSS, encoded by the exons atgaagaaaatCAACGAAATGGTGCAGCCAAAAATCGCACCGTCTATGCTATCATCGGACTTCGCAAATCTAGCGTCGGAGGCGGAACGGATGATCCGATGCGGCGCGGATTGGCTGCATATGGATATTATg GATGG TCATTTCGTGCCAAACCTCACAATTGGGGCTCCAGTGATTGAGAGCCTGAGAAAGCACACACA AGCGTATTTAGATTGCCACCTGATGGTAACAAATCCTATAGATTATGTTGAGCCGTTTGGAAAAGCAGGTGCTTCTGGTTTTACCTTTCATGTAGAAGTCTCTAAAG ATAATTGGCAAGAACTTGTGCAGAAGATCAAGTCAAAGGGTATGAAGCCTGGCGTTTCCTTGAAGCCTGGAACCCCGGTTGAAGAGGTCTTCCCACTG CTTGAGGGTGAAAATCCCGTGGAGATGGTTCTCATTATGACAGTAGAACCTGGATTTGGTGGGCAAAAGTTTATGCCAGAAATGATGGATAAG GTTCGCGTTCTGCGGAAGAAGTATCCATCACTTGACATAGAG GTCGATGGCGGTTTAGGACCTTCGACAATCGATCTGGCTGCTTCAGCAGGAGCAAACTGCATTGTTGCGGGGAGCTCAGTATTTGGAGCTCCAGATCCTGCTCATGTTATATCACTACTGTACAAGAGTGTAGAGAATGCCCAGAAAAGTAGTTAG
- the LOC121756389 gene encoding uridine kinase-like protein 1, chloroplastic isoform X1 produces the protein MSLSYSQPSRLEVLIRDRDISKHDFVFYSDRLIHLVAEHGLGHLPFTEKQITTPTGSIYTGVDFCKKLCGVSIIRSGESMENALRACCKGIKIGKILIHRDGDDGKQLIYEKLPNDIRECHVLLLDPSLLQVTLLIRRSSYSYRKECQNLTSYS, from the exons ATGTCACTGTCATACAGTCAACCTTCCAG ATTAGAGGTCCTGATTCGAGACCGAGACATTTCAAAACATGATTTTGTATTTTACTCTGACAGGCTTATACATCTG GTTGCGGAACATGGTCTTGGTCATTTACCTTTCACCGAGAAACAAATTACCACCCCGACTG GGTCGATATACACTGGTGTTGACTTTTGCAAGAAACTTTGTGGGGTTTCCATTATTCGGAG TGGGGAAAGCATGGAAAACGCATTACGTGCTTGTTGCAAAGGGATTAAAATTGGGAAAATCTTGATCCACCGCGACGGTGACGATGGGAAGCAG CTCATATATGAAAAGCTTCCTAATGATATCCGTGAGTGCCATGTCCTCCTCCTCGACCCTTCCTTGCTACAG GTAACTCTGCTAATCAGGCGATCGAGTTACTCATACAGAAAGGAGTGCCAGAATCTCACATCATATTCCTAA
- the LOC121756376 gene encoding WEB family protein At5g16730, chloroplastic-like, translating into MSAKSKSSLSGTPNAKGSPATPRISRGVARPSGEAISSLQNGRLSMDRSPGSVTPKAKVERMSPKPSTPTDRKPTRMVRPSSELQVELSQAQEELKKANEKLDSVEKEKARALDEVKEAQRLCDEANGKLEEALQAQKQAEENSEIEKFRALEMEKVGFGANHMKEDEWRKQLEDVRSQHAVDVAALLSATQELQKVKQELSMTSAAKNQALSHADDATKIAEIHAEKVEVLSAEVIRLKSELESRVEIQAVENNELVSGLELEMHSLRQELEQAKLFEEELAEKEAAMEQLNVDLEAWKMSECYAHNLVTELHQRVEELASQADQARESEKLASESLGTAVKKLEENNELLHEAKSETKVLKEKLGLLEFSSDRQKGDLEETERSLQRAIEESSELVKKVEVLESELEVTREMRSIALNNENIAAASLETLLEEKSKLAKELETSRDEEEKNKKVLESLASALHEVSLEARDMKEKLISSKAEKESYERKKEDLKLSLNSTNEKYESMINDARKQIDALTDSVEELRHDCGNLKAKLEQKELDLVNTTRKSVEEKSYMGNEINRLTDSVEQSKHEYGILEAELEQKDQDLVSSVRKFEEEKSHMENEMSRLIKSLEQSKLDYGSLKAEYEEQEVDMANSVKQSEEENVSMKNEVSRLVSLLKLAEEESSAMREEIGRLNKSFSEADSEATYLKHVHGEAKEESARLKECLNDMEGRLQRILAENEDLRRREAASQEKAEELSKSLEEALAKQEEKESGDLTDCEKDYDMLPKVVEFSEPNGTGDVRRAAEPRSQPNELPVKEKQQAEANEVENSNGKLKDGEQNAESTEVDLKMWESCKIDAKDFSPGRETEQESFEDELDSKGEGADLYDHVNEAVSGDSAGNNGSPPSKSGSQKKKKPLLQKFGSLLKKKGSSNHK; encoded by the exons ATGTCTGCTAAATCGAA ATCTAGCTTATCTGGAACTCCAAATGCTAAAGGATCTCCGGCAACTCCTCGAATCAGCAGGGGAGTTGCTAGGCCTAGTGGAGAAGCGATTTCCTCGTTGCAAAATGGCCGCCTCTCCATGGATCGATCCCCGGGATCAGTCACGCCCAAGGCTAAAGTGGAGAGGATGTCGCCTAAGCCCAGCACCCCGACTGAT AGAAAGCCAACGCGTATGGTGAGGCCGTCTTCGGAGCTTCAGGTGGAGCTGAGTCAAGCGCAGGAGGAGCTGAAGAAGGCGAATGAGAAGCTGGATTCAGTCGAGAAGGAAAAGGCGAGGGCTCTTGATGAGGTGAAGGAAGCCCAGAGATTGTGTGATGAGGCGAACGGGAAGCTTGAGGAAGCTCTGCAGGCTCAGAAACAAGCGGAGGAGAATTCTGAGATTGAGAAATTTCGGgcgcttgagatggagaaggtGGGGTTCGGGGCGAATCACATGAAGGAAGATGAATGGCGGAAGCAGTTGGAGGATGTGAGGAGCCAGCATGCCGTGGATGTGGCTGCGCTGCTGTCTGCGACTCAGGAGCTTCAGAAGGTGAAGCAAGAACTGTCGATGACGTCTGCTGCGAAGAACCAGGCACTGAGCCATGCTGACGATGCAACAAAAATAGCTGAGATTCATGCGGAGAAGGTCGAGGTTCTGTCTGCTGAAGTGATCCGCTTGAAATCTGAGCTTGAGTCGAGGGTGGAGATACAGGCTGTTGAGAACAACGAATTGGTGTCAGGTTTAGAGTTGGAGATGCATTCTCTTAGACAAGAACTTGAACAAGCGAAGCTTTTTGAGGAGGAATTGGCCGAGAAAGAGGCAGCAATGGAGCAACTCAATGTTGATCTCGAGGCTTGGAAGATGTCTGAATGTTATGCGCATAATCTAGTGACGGAGCTTCATCAACGAGTCGAGGAGCTAGCGTCTCAGGCTGACCAAGCGCGTGAATCAGAAAAGTTGGCTTCAGAATCTCTTGGAACCGCTGTGAAGAAACTAGAAGAGAATAATGAACTGCTGCATGAAGCAAAGTCTGAAACCAAGGTGCTTAAGGAGAAGCTCGGTTTGTTGGAGTTCTCGAGCGATAGACAGAAAGGTGACTTGGAGGAAACAGAGCGTAGTCTTCAGCGAGCTATTGAAGAATCTTCTGAACTGGTTAAGAAGGTTGAAGTGCTCGAGTCTGAACTCGAAGTCACTAGAGAAATGAGAAGCATTGCATTGAACAACGAAAACATCGCTGCTGCTAGCCTAGAAACGCTGTTAGAAGAGAAGAGCAAGCTCGCTAAAGAGCTGGAAACATCCAGAGACGAAGAGGAGAAAAACAAGAAGGTGTTGGAGAGTTTGGCATCAGCATTGCACGAAGTCTCTTTGGAAGCAAGAGACATGAAGGAAAAGCTAATCTCTAGTAAGGCTGAGAAAGAGAGTtacgaaagaaaaaaagaggatCTGAAACTGTCTCTGAACTCAACGAATGAGAAGTATGAAAGTATGATAAATGATGCAAGAAAACAGATTGATGCTCTTACTGATTCAGTCGAGGAGTTGAGGCACGATTGTGGTAACTTGAAGGCCAAGTTGGAGCAGAAGGAGCTAGATTTGGTGAACACCACGAGGAAATCTGTAGAGGAGAAGTCCTACATGGGAAACGAAATAAATAGGCTGACGGATTCAGTTGAACAGTCGAAGCACGAATATGGTATCTTGGAGGCCGAGTTGGAGCAGAAGGATCAAGATTTGGTGAGCTCTGTTAGAAAGTTTGAGGAAGAGAAATCCCATATGGAAAACGAAATGAGCAGGCTAATTAAATCGCTTGAACAATCGAAGCTTGATTATGGTAGTTTGAAGGCAGAGTATGAGGAGCAGGAGGTAGATATGGCGAACTCAGTGAAGCAGTCTGAAGAAGAGAATGTTAGCATGAAAAACGAAGTGAGCCGGCTGGTTAGCTTGCTAAAACTGGCGGAGGAAGAGTCGTCTGCAATGAGAGAGGAGATAGGGCGGTTGAATAAGTCCTTCAGCGAAGCTGATTCAGAGGCGACGTACCTAAAGCATGTACATGGCGAAGCGAAGGAGGAGAGTGCGAGGCTGAAAGAGTGTTTAAATGATATGGAAGGCCGACTGCAGAGAATTCTTGCGGAGAATGAGGATCTGCGCAGGAGGGAAGCAGCGTCTCAGGAAAAAGCCGAGGAGCTATCCAAGTCGCTCGAAGAAGCTCTGGCCAAGCAGGAGGAGAAAGAAAGTGGCGACCTGACGGACTGTGAGAAGGACTATGATATGCTTCCGAAAGTGGTAGAATTCTCCGAACCAAATGGTACGGGAGATGTGAGGCGTGCAGCCGAGCCCCGGTCTCAACCAAACGAGCTGCCTGTCAAGGAGAAGCAGCAAGCTGAAGCTAACGAAGTCGAGAACTCGAATGGGAAATTAAAAGATGGCGAACAAAACGCAGAATCCACAGAAGTCGACCTCAAGATGTGGGAAAGCTGCAAGATCGACGCGAAGGACTTCTCTCCCGGGAGAGAAACGGAGCAAGAATCGTTCGAGGATGAGCTAGACTCAAAAGGGGAAGGCGCTGATTTGTATGATCATGTTAATGAGGCAGTGTCAGGTGATAGCGCCGGGAACAACGGGAGCCCACCTTCGAAGTCAGGCagtcagaagaagaagaagccttTGCTGCAGAAGTTTGGAAGCCTGTTGAAGAAGAAGGGTAGTAGCAATCACAAGTGA
- the LOC121756380 gene encoding chloride channel protein CLC-a-like has translation MEEVNRFVESEAERYQQEYDDFNDPESNDLHHPLLKRNRTLSSSPLAIVGTKVSHIESLDYEINENDLFKQDWRSRSKVQVLQYILMKWLLAFLVGILTGGIATLINLAVENIAGYKLLAVVNYIDEERYMMGFLVMAGANFFLTLVAALLCVLFAPTAAGPGIPEIKAYLNGVDTPDMFGAATLIVKIIGSIGAVSAGLDLGKEGPLVHIGSCIASLLGQGGPDNYRVKWRWLRYFNNDRDRRDLITCGSSSGVCAAFRAPVGGVLFALEEVATWWRSALLWRTFFSAAVVVVVLRAAIEVCKSGYCGLFGHGGLIMFDVSGVEVRYHAFDLIPVALIGILGGLLGSLYNYALHQVLKVYNVINKKGKMHKLVLALSVSIFTSVCLYGLPFLAQCRPCDPLDSSCPSTGREGNFKQFNCPKGHYNDLATLLLTTNDDAVRNIFSINTPSEFNMFSLAIFFALYCILGLITFGIAVPSGLFLPIILMGSAYGRMLGIAMAPYTKIDQGLYAVLGAASLMAGSMRMTVSLCVIFLELTNNLLLLPITMLVLLISKTVGDCFNPSIYEIILELKGLPFLDAHPETWMRNITVGELADVKPPVVTLNGVERVGRIVEVLKNTTHNGFPVVDSGITVSTPLGSSPNSANELHGMILRAHLVLALKKKWFRPEPRRTEDWEVRKEFTSIDLAERGITIQEVTVTKAEMDMYVDLHPLTNTTPYTVVESMSVAKALVLFRQVGLRHMLVLPKYQAAGVFPVVGILTRQDLIAHNILDVFPHLSSKGKKGL, from the exons ATGGAGGAGGTCAACAGGTTTGTAGAATCAGAAGCAGAAAGATATCAACAAGAATATGATGATTTCAATGACCCAGAAAGCAATGATCTTCACCACCCTCTCCTCAAGAGAAACAGAACCCTCTCATCAAGCCCCCTCGCCATTGTTGGAACCAAGGTTTCTCATATTGAGAGCTTGGATTATGA GATCAATGAGAATGATCTGTTCAAGCAAGATTGGAGAAGCAGATCAAAAGTTCAAGTGTTGCAATACATACTGATGAAATGGCTGCTGGCATTCTTGGTTGGGATTCTCACAGGGGGGATAGCAACTTTGATCAATCTTGCTGTTGAGAATATAGCTGGATACAAGCTTCTGGCTGTGGTTAACTACATAGATGAAGAAAG atatatgaTGGGATTTCTAGTTATGGCTGGAGCAAATTTTTTTCTTACCTTGGTGGCTGCACTTCTCTGTGTTTTATTTGCACCTACAGCGGCTGGCCCGGGAATTCCTGAGATCAAAGCATATCTCAATGGAGTTGACACTCCTGATATGTTTGGTGCTGCAACATTGATTGTGAAG ATTATTGGAAGCATTGGAGCAGTCTCTGCCGGGCTAGATCTCGGGAAAGAGGGGCCTCTTGTGCACATTGGAAGCTGCATTGCTTCGTTGCTGGGGCAAGGCGGGCCGGACAACTATCGGGTCAAATGGCGTTGGCTGAGGTACTTCAACAACGATAGGGACAGGCGTGATCTGATCACGTGCGGCTCCTCATCCGGGGTCTGTGCTGCTTTCCGAGCGCCAGTTGGTGGGGTCCTCTTCGCCCTCGAGGAGGTGGCCACGTGGTGGAGGAGTGCACTCCTGTGGAGGACCTTCTTCAGTGCAGCAGTTGTGGTGGTGGTGCTTAGGGCTGCGATTGAGGTCTGCAAGTCGGGCTACTGTGGGCTGTTCGGGCACGGAGGGCTCATCATGTTTGATGTGAGTGGTGTCGAGGTCAGGTATCATGCTTTCGACCTCATCCCTGTGGCCTTGATTGGAATTCTTGGTGGCCTTTTGGGAAGCCTTTACAATTATGCTCTCCACCAAGTTCTCAAAGTGTACAATGTCATAAATAA GAAGGGAAAGATGCATAAGCTTGTCCTAGCGTTGAGCGTCTCAATTTTCACGTCTGTGTGCCTCTACGGGCTCCCGTTCCTTGCACAATGCCGGCCTTGTGATCCGCTCGACTCTTCGTGCCCTTCGACTGGCAGGGAAGGGAACTTCAAGCAATTCAACTGCCCTAAAGGGCACTACAACGATCTCGCTACGCTTCTCCTCACTACAAACGACGACGCAGTGAGGAACATCTTCTCCATAAACACTCCATCGGAATTCAACATGTTTTCCCTGGCCATATTCTTTGCATTGTATTGCATATTAGGGCTAATCACCTTTGGCATTGCTGTTCCATCTGGTCTTTTCCTCCCCATCATTTTGATGGGGTCGGCCTACGGGCGTATGCTCGGCATTGCCATGGCGCCCTACACGAAGATCGATCAAGGGCTATACGCGGTTCTTGGAGCTGCCTCCCTCATGGCTGGTTCAATGAGAATGACAGTCTCCCTCTGTGTCATATTCCTCGAGCTCACCAACAACCTCCTATTGCTCCCCATCACAATGCTCGTCTTGCTCATTTCAAAGACAGTCGGGGACTGCTTCAACCCGAGCATCTATGAGATAATCCTCGAGCTGAAAGGGCTGCCGTTCTTGGATGCACACCCAGAGACATGGATGCGGAACATAACAGTGGGCGAGCTCGCTGATGTCAAGCCACCAGTCGTCACCCTCAACGGGGTCGAGAGGGTGGGACGAATAGTCGAGGTCCTGAAAAACACGACACACAACGGGTTCCCAGTTGTGGACAGCGGGATCACTGTCTCTACGCCACTAGGTTCGTCTCCAAACAGCGCCAACGAGCTACACGGGATGATATTGAGGGCTCACCTCGTACTAGCCCTCAAGAAGAAGTGGTTCCGGCCCGAGCCACGTAGGACAGAGGACTGGGAGGTGCGGAAGGAGTTCACGTCCATCGACCTGGCCGAGAGGGGCATCACCATACAGGAGGTGACCGTGACCAAGGCCGAGATGGACATGTACGTCGACCTGCATCCCTTGACCAACACAACTCCGTACACCGTGGTCGAGAGCATGTCCGTCGCCAAGGCCCTGGTTCTTTTCCGGCAAGTCGGGCTCCGGCACATGCTCGTACTGCCCAAGTATCAAGCTGCAGGA GTTTTCCCTGTGGTTGGAATCTTGACAAGGCAGGATTTGATAGCTCACAACATTTTGGATGTGTTTCCTCATCTCAGCTCAAAGGGAAAGAAGGGCCTTTGA